One part of the Rutidosis leptorrhynchoides isolate AG116_Rl617_1_P2 chromosome 1, CSIRO_AGI_Rlap_v1, whole genome shotgun sequence genome encodes these proteins:
- the LOC139886598 gene encoding 3-ketoacyl-CoA synthase 1-like, which produces MDDNNTTVDMDKERLTAELAIKDSTSIVIKIRQKLPDFLQSVKLKYVKLGYGYSCNTPTLLFLIILLPLFLATLIQLTGLQLGTLVLLFTNLDTVTGLTGFIGLLFLSGVYWAKRPTPVYLLDFSCYKPEENRKMSNEGFTTMSEESGFFSPETLHFQKRIATRSGVGDEAYLPEGITARPPQLNMKQARSEAELVMFGALDSLFEKTGIRPQEISILIVNCSLFNPTPSLSSMIVNHYKLRPDIMSFNLGGMGCSAGLISIDLAQNLLRANPNSYAVVLSMENITLNWYPGNEKSMLLCNCIFRMGGAAMLLSNKSRDRKRSKYELVHTVRTHKGADDKCYNCIYQREDDKGIVGVSLARELMAVAGDALKTNITTLGPLVLPFSEQLMFFLTLVKRKVFKMKVKPYIPDFNLAFEHFCIHAGGRAVLDEMEKNLNLTERHMELSRMTLHRFGNTSSSSLWYELSYAEAKGRVMKGDRVWQIAFGSGFKCNSAVWRALKAIPAGCRGNPWADTIDQYPVKVPV; this is translated from the coding sequence atggatgataataatactactgtaGACATGGATAAAGAAAGATTAACAGCCGAGTTAGCCATTAAAGACTCAACTTCAATTGTTATAAAAATTCGCCAAAAACTACCCGATTTCTTACAATCAGTTAAACTCAAATATGTTAAACTCGGTTACGGTTACTCATGTAACACACCCACTCTTCTTTTTCTTATTATCCTTTTACCATTATTTCTAGCCACTTTGATTCAACTCACCGGGTTACAACTCGGCACACTCGTTCTACTTTTCACAAACCTAGACACTGTCACCGGTCTGACCGGTTTCATTGGCTTACTTTTTCTTTCAGGGGTTTACTGGGCCAAACGGCCCACCCCGGTCTACTTACTAGACTTCTCTTGTTACAAACCGGAAGAAAACCGGAAAATGTCAAATGAAGGGTTCACTACAATGTCCGAAGAATCCGGCTTTTTTTCACCAGAAACTTTACATTTCCAAAAACGGATCGCGACCCGATCCGGTGTTGGAGATGAAGCGTATCTCCCAGAAGGGATAACGGCTCGACCGCCCCAACTTAACATGAAACAAGCTCGATCAGAAGCGGAGCTTGTCATGTTTGGGGCGCTCGATTCGTTATTTGAAAAAACCGGAATTCGGCCACAAGAAATCAGCATTTTAATCGTGAATTGTAGTTTATTTAACCCTACACCTTCACTTTCTTCAATGATCGTTAACCATTACAAACTTCGACCCGATATCATGAGTTTTAACCTTGGTGGTATGGGATGTAGTGCGGGGCTTATTTCGATCGATTTAGCACAAAATTTGTTAAGAGCAAACCCTAATTCATACGCTGTCGTTTTGAGTATGGAAAATATTACTTTAAATTGGTATCCAGGTAATGAAAAATCAATGCTTTTATGTAATTGTATTTTTCGTATGGGTGGGGCTGCAATGTTGTTGTCTAACAAATCAAGAGATCGAAAAAGGTCGAAATACGAGCTAGTACACACTGTCCGTACACATAAAGGTGCGGATGATAAATGTTATAATTGTATTTACCAACGAGAAGACGATAAAGGGATCGTCGGTGTTTCGCTAGCTCGAGAACTTATGGCAGTTGCGGGTGACGCTTTGAAGACGAATATAACAACTTTGGGACCTTTGGTGTTACCTTTTTCGGAACAATTGATGTTTTTCTTAACACTTGTGAAGCGAAAAGTGTTTAAAATGAAAGTTAAACCATATATTCCCGATTTTAATCTCGCGTTCGAGCATTTTTGTATTCACGCGGGTGGACGGGCGGTTTTGGATGAGATGGAAAAGAATTTGAATTTAACTGAAAGACATATGGAGCTAAGTAGGATGACGTTACATCGATTTGGGAATACGTCTAGTAGTTCGTTGTGGTATGAGTTGTCGTATGCGGAAGCTAAAGGGCGTGTTATGAAAGGGGACCGTGTTTGGCAGATTGCGTTTGGGTCGGGTTTTAAGTGTAACAGTGCTGTTTGGAGAGCGTTAAAGGCGATTCCGGCCGGGTGTAGAGGAAACCCATGGGCTGATACGATTGATCAGTACCCGGTTAAGGTTCCGGTTTAG